A single region of the Selenomonas sp. oral taxon 920 genome encodes:
- the mraY gene encoding phospho-N-acetylmuramoyl-pentapeptide-transferase, with the protein MGHITDLLAPWLSILLSVVTSLAIVLFSGVCFLPLLHRLKYGQSIREEGPASHQQKSGTPTMGGVMIVLAVTAATLLFAPLTVTTLLALFIFLGHFLLGFADDYIKVVKKRNLGLRAYQKLLGQLFISLVTILIGRALLGHDTSVWVPVLGEMWDIGALYYVLVVFVLVGTSNAVNLTDGLDGLASGTVAVAALFYAALLYHADSGLMVFSAAIIGACAGFLWYNHHPARVFMGDTGSLALGGALAGIAILSHTEALLPIVGFVFVCEALSVILQVVSFQTRGKRIFRMSPIHHHFELGGWSETRVVYTFWAVGAAGALLAGIIVLLS; encoded by the coding sequence ATGGGACATATCACGGATCTCCTCGCACCGTGGCTGAGTATTCTCCTGAGCGTCGTGACATCGCTCGCCATTGTGCTCTTCAGCGGCGTCTGCTTCCTCCCGCTTCTGCACCGTTTGAAATATGGGCAGAGCATCCGTGAGGAGGGACCCGCAAGCCATCAGCAGAAGAGCGGAACGCCCACGATGGGCGGCGTGATGATTGTGCTCGCCGTAACGGCGGCGACACTGCTCTTTGCGCCGCTTACGGTGACGACGCTGCTCGCACTCTTCATCTTTCTCGGACATTTCCTGCTCGGCTTTGCGGATGACTATATCAAGGTGGTCAAGAAGCGCAATCTCGGACTGCGCGCCTATCAGAAGCTGCTCGGTCAGCTCTTCATCTCCCTTGTCACGATTCTGATCGGACGTGCGCTGCTCGGACATGACACAAGCGTATGGGTCCCTGTTCTGGGTGAAATGTGGGATATTGGCGCGCTCTACTATGTGCTCGTCGTATTCGTCCTCGTCGGCACGTCGAATGCCGTTAATCTGACGGACGGGCTCGACGGGCTTGCCTCCGGGACGGTCGCCGTGGCGGCGCTCTTTTATGCAGCACTCCTGTATCATGCAGACAGCGGGCTGATGGTATTCTCTGCGGCAATAATTGGTGCATGCGCAGGTTTTTTGTGGTATAATCATCATCCAGCGAGAGTCTTCATGGGGGACACGGGCTCACTTGCACTCGGCGGGGCTCTTGCAGGCATCGCGATCCTCTCGCATACGGAGGCACTCCTGCCCATTGTGGGCTTTGTCTTTGTCTGTGAGGCACTGTCTGTGATCCTGCAGGTCGTCTCGTTTCAGACACGCGGCAAGCGCATTTTCCGCATGAGTCCGATTCATCATCACTTCGAGCTTGGCGGGTGGAGCGAGACGCGCGTGGTCTATACATTCTGGGCAGTTGGCGCGGCGGGCGCACTCCTTGCGGGGATCATTGTGCTGCTTTCGTGA
- the murD gene encoding UDP-N-acetylmuramoyl-L-alanine--D-glutamate ligase, translated as MSYQNQSALVIGAGISGFAAAKYLAAAGARVTLSDAKEEADAEKDAVTQKHIEALRTQGISCVFGAQREELIEGTDLIVLSPAVPERIPLVQAARARGIRVTTEVELAGEIAHAPIYAVTGTNGKTTTTTLLGELLCAHFPAVGIGGNIGVPLIDVAQEIPADGAIAAEISSYQMEATTHFHPAVAAELNVTPDHIVRHGSMEVYQAMKEKLFAAQTAEDFLVLNCDDPHTRGMAERARGKVCFFSRREELAEGAAVRADGMIVIRWDGEEHVLISARELGIPGGHNVENALAAAAVAFFAGVTPAEMRPVLRAFKGVEHRIEFVRTLDGVSYYNDSKATNTDSAIKALEAFDGHMILIAGGDDKLTDLTEFMELVHARVDELILVGDAAERFGAAALDAGIAPEHIHRAGYLMEKAVQTARELAAPPQTVLLSPACASFDMYGGYEERGRDFKRIVNEL; from the coding sequence TTGTCCTATCAGAATCAGTCTGCACTCGTCATCGGGGCGGGCATCAGCGGCTTTGCGGCGGCGAAGTATCTCGCGGCGGCGGGCGCACGCGTGACGCTCTCGGATGCAAAGGAAGAGGCGGACGCAGAAAAAGATGCGGTAACGCAGAAACATATTGAGGCTTTACGGACGCAGGGAATCTCCTGCGTCTTTGGTGCACAAAGGGAAGAACTGATCGAGGGAACGGATCTCATCGTCTTGTCTCCGGCAGTGCCGGAGCGCATTCCGCTCGTTCAGGCGGCGCGTGCGCGCGGCATCCGCGTGACGACAGAGGTGGAGCTTGCAGGGGAAATTGCGCATGCACCTATCTATGCCGTTACGGGAACGAATGGAAAGACGACGACGACAACCCTGCTCGGAGAGCTCTTGTGCGCACATTTCCCTGCAGTCGGCATCGGGGGCAACATCGGTGTTCCGCTCATCGACGTGGCACAGGAGATTCCCGCAGACGGTGCGATCGCTGCGGAGATCTCCAGCTATCAGATGGAGGCGACCACGCATTTTCACCCTGCGGTCGCGGCTGAGCTGAACGTGACCCCCGACCACATTGTCCGCCACGGCTCGATGGAGGTCTATCAGGCGATGAAGGAGAAGCTCTTCGCCGCGCAGACGGCGGAGGACTTTCTCGTGCTGAACTGCGATGATCCGCATACGCGCGGCATGGCAGAGCGTGCGAGGGGAAAGGTATGCTTCTTCAGCCGCCGCGAGGAGCTGGCGGAGGGAGCAGCCGTGCGTGCGGACGGCATGATCGTCATTCGTTGGGACGGGGAGGAGCATGTACTGATTTCTGCACGGGAACTCGGCATTCCGGGCGGGCACAACGTTGAGAACGCGCTTGCCGCAGCGGCAGTGGCATTCTTCGCGGGGGTGACGCCCGCCGAAATGCGCCCCGTCCTGCGTGCGTTCAAGGGGGTGGAGCACCGCATTGAGTTCGTGCGGACCTTGGACGGCGTCAGCTACTACAACGATTCGAAGGCGACGAATACGGATTCGGCGATCAAGGCGCTCGAGGCATTCGACGGACACATGATCCTGATTGCGGGCGGCGATGACAAGCTGACCGACCTTACGGAATTTATGGAGCTCGTACATGCGCGCGTCGATGAGTTGATTCTCGTCGGCGATGCTGCGGAGCGCTTTGGTGCAGCGGCACTGGATGCGGGAATTGCGCCGGAGCACATCCATCGCGCGGGGTATCTTATGGAGAAGGCTGTGCAGACTGCGCGGGAGCTTGCCGCTCCTCCTCAGACAGTGCTGCTCTCACCCGCTTGTGCCAGCTTTGATATGTACGGCGGCTATGAGGAGCGCGGGCGTGACTTTAAGAGGATCGTGAACGAGTTATGA
- the murG gene encoding undecaprenyldiphospho-muramoylpentapeptide beta-N-acetylglucosaminyltransferase, whose product MNIIVSGGGTGGHIYPALTIIHAIQRREPSARILYVGGRNGLEADIVPREGIDFIAMDLAGFQRSISIENISRAWRALRAVARARGIVHGFRPDVAIGTGGYVAGPILLAASLAGVPTLVQEQNVFAGVTNRILARFATAIAVGMEDARRVFPQEKTYVTGNPIRPEVLTATRADGARAFGFDPAKKTVLVSGGSRGARSINRAMVEVIAHAAEQTEVQYLHVTGADEHGDTLARIRNAGIRLEEHPHLRVLPYLYNMPEAMAMADVAVFRAGATGLAELAARGVPAILIPYPYAAENHQEKNARAMEAAGAAEVILNRDVSSAALERALHALLTDDVRRAAMAAAMKQLGKPEAAEEIAALALRICHREG is encoded by the coding sequence ATGAACATCATCGTATCCGGCGGCGGGACGGGCGGACACATCTATCCTGCACTCACGATCATTCACGCAATTCAGCGGCGTGAGCCGTCCGCACGCATTCTCTATGTCGGCGGACGCAACGGGCTTGAGGCGGACATCGTCCCACGCGAGGGCATTGACTTCATCGCAATGGATCTCGCGGGCTTTCAACGCAGCATTTCCATTGAGAACATCAGCCGTGCATGGCGTGCTTTGCGTGCGGTTGCGCGTGCACGCGGCATTGTGCATGGATTTCGTCCCGATGTTGCCATCGGGACGGGCGGCTATGTTGCGGGACCGATCTTGCTTGCGGCGAGTCTGGCGGGCGTGCCGACACTCGTGCAGGAGCAGAATGTCTTTGCGGGTGTGACGAATCGCATTCTCGCGAGGTTTGCGACGGCAATCGCTGTTGGCATGGAGGACGCACGACGCGTCTTCCCGCAGGAAAAGACCTATGTGACGGGCAACCCGATCCGCCCTGAGGTGCTCACGGCGACGCGTGCTGATGGTGCGCGGGCATTCGGCTTTGACCCCGCGAAGAAGACTGTGCTCGTCTCGGGCGGCAGCCGTGGGGCGCGCTCGATCAACCGTGCGATGGTTGAGGTGATCGCGCACGCGGCGGAGCAGACAGAGGTGCAGTATCTCCATGTGACGGGTGCGGATGAGCATGGGGACACGCTCGCACGCATTCGGAATGCGGGTATCCGTCTCGAGGAGCATCCGCATCTGCGCGTCCTGCCGTATCTCTACAATATGCCGGAGGCGATGGCGATGGCAGATGTTGCCGTCTTTCGCGCGGGCGCAACGGGGCTTGCGGAGCTCGCGGCACGGGGGGTGCCCGCGATCCTCATTCCGTATCCGTACGCAGCGGAAAACCATCAGGAGAAGAATGCGCGTGCGATGGAGGCGGCGGGGGCGGCAGAGGTCATCCTCAACCGAGATGTCAGCTCCGCTGCACTGGAGAGAGCGCTCCATGCACTGCTCACAGACGATGTACGCCGCGCGGCAATGGCGGCAGCGATGAAACAACTTGGAAAACCGGAGGCGGCGGAGGAGATTGCGGCACTCGCGCTGCGGATTTGTCATAGAGAAGGGTGA
- the murC gene encoding UDP-N-acetylmuramate--L-alanine ligase — protein MLKDLKGIQNIHFVGIGGAGMSPLAKILLLLGYKVSGSDQGSSPIIEELVRLGARIWTDGQRAENVRGADAIVVSTAIPYDNPEVIAAWDLRIPKLHRSDINAALVNEYDGIAVAGSHGKTTTTSMIGVTLDRVGISPTIIVGGEVPDLGTNAKLGTSRYLVSEADESDGSFLKLRPHIAVVTNVEDDHMDHYGTMEKIIEAFRTFVDQADEDGTAVLCFENDILREIAAETKRRVISYAIDREADYRAADIETHGSVISFTVYERGEKLGRISLNIPGRHNVLNALACIAVARLADVGFAQIQDALAGFHGAKRRFQTKGKECGVWVVDDYAHHPTEIAVTLTAARATNPARLICVFQPHRYTRTQLLREEFGACFASADLLLLTDVYAAGETPIPGISGETLMEEVARQTGQDAVYLPEHADLERYLAQHVRAGDLVITMGAGNILEVGEALVEQLKNGTAGQGEAPIVVVMGGPSSEAEVSRRSGGAILAALREKGYPAVGMELDPPAFAEEIRKLRPAIVFNALHGKYGEDGILQGTLDMLGIPYTGSGVRAAALTMDKLTAKRIFRAEGIATPRFLCLHAGERDEHTAERVRAAFDLPVVVKAPEQGSSIGVYIVTRADELRKAIDEAFTYGDEVLVEEFIHGRELTVVVWGTPTHAEALPVIEITTTSGRYDYESKYTPGASAHIVPAEISEDCTAAVQDLAVRAFTACGCAGVARLDVMLSDAGEPYAIEVNAVPGMTETSLVPDAARAVGIEFPELCEKILAMAGYHR, from the coding sequence GTGCTTAAGGATTTGAAGGGGATTCAAAACATACATTTTGTCGGTATCGGCGGTGCAGGGATGAGCCCGCTCGCGAAGATTCTCCTACTGCTCGGCTACAAGGTGTCCGGCTCCGATCAGGGTTCATCGCCCATCATCGAGGAGCTCGTACGTCTCGGCGCTCGTATATGGACGGATGGTCAGCGTGCGGAGAATGTGCGCGGTGCGGATGCCATCGTGGTCTCCACGGCGATTCCCTACGACAACCCTGAGGTGATTGCAGCGTGGGATCTGCGCATCCCAAAGCTGCACCGCTCGGATATCAACGCGGCACTGGTCAACGAGTACGACGGCATCGCCGTCGCGGGCTCGCACGGCAAGACGACGACCACCTCTATGATCGGCGTGACACTTGACCGTGTGGGCATATCGCCGACCATCATCGTCGGCGGCGAGGTGCCGGATCTTGGTACGAATGCAAAGCTCGGTACGAGCCGCTACCTCGTCTCCGAGGCGGACGAGAGTGACGGGTCCTTCCTGAAGCTGCGCCCGCACATTGCCGTTGTGACGAACGTCGAGGACGACCACATGGATCACTACGGCACGATGGAGAAGATCATCGAGGCGTTCCGCACATTTGTCGATCAGGCGGACGAGGACGGCACGGCTGTCCTTTGCTTTGAAAATGATATTTTGCGTGAGATTGCGGCGGAGACAAAACGGCGCGTCATCTCCTATGCCATTGATCGGGAGGCGGACTACCGTGCGGCGGACATCGAGACGCACGGCTCCGTCATCTCCTTTACGGTGTACGAGCGCGGGGAAAAACTTGGGCGCATTTCGCTCAACATCCCCGGGCGGCACAACGTGCTCAACGCGCTCGCCTGTATTGCCGTCGCACGGCTCGCGGATGTTGGATTTGCACAGATTCAGGACGCACTTGCGGGCTTCCACGGGGCAAAGCGCCGCTTCCAGACGAAGGGCAAGGAGTGCGGTGTCTGGGTGGTGGACGACTACGCGCACCATCCGACGGAGATCGCCGTGACGCTGACGGCAGCGCGTGCGACGAACCCCGCACGCCTCATCTGCGTTTTTCAGCCGCATCGCTACACGCGGACGCAGCTCCTGCGCGAGGAGTTCGGTGCGTGCTTTGCATCTGCCGATCTGCTGCTCCTCACCGATGTCTACGCGGCAGGGGAGACGCCGATTCCGGGCATCAGCGGAGAGACGCTGATGGAGGAGGTCGCGCGGCAGACGGGGCAGGATGCCGTCTACCTGCCGGAGCATGCTGACCTCGAACGCTATCTTGCCCAGCATGTGCGCGCGGGCGACCTTGTTATCACAATGGGGGCAGGAAACATTCTCGAGGTTGGGGAGGCACTGGTCGAGCAGCTGAAGAATGGTACGGCAGGCCAGGGGGAGGCACCCATCGTCGTCGTCATGGGCGGCCCATCGAGTGAGGCTGAGGTATCGCGCCGCTCGGGCGGGGCAATCCTTGCGGCGCTGCGTGAGAAAGGCTATCCCGCCGTCGGTATGGAACTGGATCCGCCTGCATTTGCCGAGGAGATTCGAAAACTCCGTCCCGCAATCGTCTTTAACGCCCTGCATGGCAAGTACGGCGAGGACGGCATCCTGCAGGGAACGCTCGATATGCTCGGCATTCCTTACACAGGCTCGGGCGTTCGCGCCGCAGCGCTTACAATGGACAAGCTGACGGCAAAGCGCATCTTCCGCGCGGAGGGGATTGCAACGCCGCGCTTCCTATGCCTCCATGCGGGAGAGCGGGACGAACACACGGCAGAACGTGTGCGGGCAGCATTTGACCTGCCCGTCGTTGTCAAGGCACCCGAGCAGGGATCGAGCATCGGCGTTTACATCGTGACGCGCGCAGATGAACTCCGGAAGGCGATCGACGAGGCGTTCACCTATGGAGATGAGGTGCTCGTCGAGGAGTTCATCCATGGGCGCGAGCTCACCGTTGTCGTCTGGGGCACACCCACGCATGCGGAGGCGCTGCCCGTCATTGAGATTACGACCACCTCGGGACGCTACGACTACGAGAGCAAGTACACGCCGGGCGCATCGGCACATATCGTTCCTGCAGAAATATCCGAAGACTGTACGGCGGCGGTACAGGATCTCGCCGTGCGTGCCTTCACCGCATGCGGCTGTGCGGGAGTTGCGCGCCTCGATGTCATGCTGAGTGATGCGGGCGAGCCCTACGCGATCGAAGTCAACGCAGTACCGGGCATGACGGAGACCTCACTCGTCCCCGATGCCGCACGTGCCGTCGGCATTGAGTTCCCTGAGCTCTGCGAGAAAATCCTCGCGATGGCAGGGTATCATCGATGA
- a CDS encoding cell division protein FtsQ/DivIB, whose protein sequence is MSSRRVLKGAFYLLGIAAVIAGLIYSPLFTFQQLVVHGNIHLDEAELCEIARIQYGARLFELKTDAMTANLLRDLRIESAVVRRQLPNKIEMDIVERIPVATVACDYGYLDFDRQGKVIASYRSLKGADIPIVTGVKLRDLYIGDDNNNAQVAKVLLFLGKIDPADIGQISEVNITVPSAVVAYTKTALPIRLGELERIPEKAGLTQDFLQDQKTTRHTVEYVDFSYDAPFIKLADKTTEGK, encoded by the coding sequence ATGAGCTCACGACGCGTACTCAAGGGGGCGTTCTACCTCCTCGGGATTGCCGCCGTCATCGCCGGGCTCATCTACTCACCGCTCTTCACCTTTCAGCAGCTCGTTGTGCACGGCAACATCCATCTGGACGAGGCAGAGCTCTGCGAGATTGCCCGCATCCAATACGGTGCGCGCCTGTTCGAGCTCAAGACGGACGCCATGACGGCGAACCTGCTCCGCGACCTGCGCATCGAGTCCGCCGTTGTGCGGCGGCAGCTGCCAAATAAGATCGAGATGGACATTGTTGAGCGCATCCCCGTTGCAACGGTTGCGTGTGATTACGGCTATCTGGACTTTGACCGGCAGGGCAAGGTCATCGCCAGCTACCGTTCGCTCAAAGGGGCGGATATTCCCATTGTCACGGGGGTGAAGCTGCGCGATCTCTACATTGGGGACGACAACAACAACGCGCAGGTTGCGAAAGTGCTCCTGTTCCTCGGCAAAATCGACCCGGCGGACATCGGGCAGATCTCCGAGGTCAATATCACCGTGCCGTCTGCGGTCGTCGCCTATACCAAGACCGCACTGCCCATCCGGCTCGGAGAGCTGGAACGTATTCCGGAAAAGGCGGGGCTGACGCAGGATTTTCTGCAGGATCAGAAAACCACGCGGCACACGGTGGAGTATGTTGATTTCAGCTATGATGCACCATTCATCAAACTCGCAGATAAAACCACAGAGGGGAAGTAA
- a CDS encoding DUF881 domain-containing protein yields the protein MKQFWKGGWLIALVCVLIGFMIAVQFRTAQDGKGSLSQQRIEEISDRLLQTEHERDELGEELRKMQAAAANAENKEDQEMLRYRAALVPLVGEGVIVRMDDSAKPVKAGENPNLYVIHDDDLLRVINELRAAGAEAISVNGQRLTGISEIRCAGPTLSVNNVRSSAPFEVRAIGDKKSLENSLRMRGGVVETLSVWGIQLDIKVSDDVYIPPYRGSIRQSYAHETEEREEGSK from the coding sequence ATGAAACAATTTTGGAAAGGCGGGTGGCTGATCGCACTCGTCTGCGTCTTGATCGGCTTCATGATCGCCGTGCAGTTCCGCACGGCACAGGACGGGAAAGGGAGCCTGTCCCAGCAGCGCATTGAGGAAATCTCAGATCGTCTGCTCCAGACTGAACATGAACGCGACGAACTCGGCGAGGAACTGCGTAAGATGCAGGCGGCAGCAGCCAATGCGGAGAATAAAGAAGACCAAGAGATGCTGCGCTACCGCGCTGCGCTCGTCCCCCTTGTGGGTGAGGGGGTTATCGTGCGCATGGATGACAGTGCAAAGCCCGTCAAGGCGGGTGAGAATCCAAACCTCTACGTCATCCACGACGACGATCTCCTGCGCGTCATCAATGAACTGCGCGCGGCGGGTGCGGAGGCAATCTCCGTCAACGGACAGCGCCTGACGGGCATCTCCGAGATTCGCTGCGCGGGACCGACACTCTCCGTAAACAATGTGCGTTCGTCTGCACCCTTCGAAGTGCGCGCCATCGGCGACAAGAAATCCCTCGAGAACTCGCTGCGTATGCGCGGCGGTGTTGTCGAGACGCTGAGTGTCTGGGGCATCCAGCTCGACATTAAGGTCAGCGATGACGTCTACATCCCGCCCTATCGCGGGAGTATCCGCCAGAGCTATGCGCATGAGACCGAGGAGCGCGAGGAGGGAAGCAAATGA
- a CDS encoding small basic family protein — protein sequence MIYIVIVSLAIGLLIGYNSPIVIPLAYSKLFSVALVAALDAAFGGLRAAVAERFDKHVFVTGFFSNTLLAAALVFIGDRLGIDLYYVALLAFGFRIFKNLAILRRYLLKDYRDGAQ from the coding sequence ATGATCTACATCGTCATCGTCAGCCTCGCCATCGGACTCCTGATTGGCTACAACAGTCCGATCGTCATACCGCTCGCCTACTCGAAACTCTTCTCCGTCGCACTTGTCGCTGCACTCGATGCTGCCTTCGGCGGACTCAGGGCGGCTGTTGCGGAGCGCTTTGACAAGCATGTCTTTGTCACGGGCTTTTTCTCGAACACACTGCTTGCTGCGGCGCTCGTCTTTATCGGCGACCGCCTCGGCATTGACCTCTACTACGTCGCCCTGCTCGCATTCGGCTTCCGTATCTTCAAGAATCTTGCCATCCTGCGCCGCTACCTGCTCAAAGACTATCGGGACGGCGCACAATAA
- the ftsZ gene encoding cell division protein FtsZ, with amino-acid sequence MEAEAVFEMDDNFEELAKIIVVGVGGGGGNAVNNMIDSGLQGVEFVAINTDAQALLQSKAAVRIQIGEKRTRGLGAGARPEIGEAAATESREKIVEALRGADMVFITAGMGGGTGTGAAPVVAECARELGALTVAVVTRPFSYEGMTRARNADSGITNLQQHVDTIITIPNDRLMKIIDKSTPVTEAFSKVDNVLWQGVKGITDLITNQGVVNLDFADVQTTMANGGAAIMGIGEARGEGASVAAAKAAIESPLLETSIEGATSVIMNFTGSKTLSMFEVNEASEWLNSVIMNATNGRQANIIWGIGVDETLEDSVRVTVVATGFGMTESGVAAPAESDTGLSADWISMPGIGGASVQKTPASAPSAQPQAQARPAAAIVPPNTGTAANNRRMNVVEPNTGSGGTDIIDIPAWMRQR; translated from the coding sequence ATGGAGGCTGAAGCTGTGTTCGAAATGGATGATAACTTTGAAGAACTTGCAAAGATCATCGTTGTCGGTGTAGGCGGCGGCGGCGGCAATGCGGTAAATAACATGATCGACTCCGGTCTGCAGGGCGTTGAGTTCGTTGCGATCAATACGGATGCACAGGCTCTCCTGCAGTCGAAGGCAGCTGTACGCATTCAGATCGGTGAGAAGCGCACGCGCGGACTCGGTGCCGGTGCGCGTCCCGAGATCGGCGAGGCAGCTGCGACGGAGAGCCGTGAGAAGATCGTCGAAGCTCTGCGCGGTGCGGACATGGTGTTCATCACGGCCGGTATGGGCGGCGGCACGGGCACGGGTGCAGCACCCGTGGTCGCTGAGTGTGCACGCGAGCTTGGCGCACTGACCGTTGCCGTCGTGACGCGTCCCTTCTCCTATGAGGGCATGACGCGTGCGCGCAACGCAGACTCCGGCATCACAAACCTGCAGCAGCACGTCGATACCATCATTACGATTCCGAACGACCGCCTCATGAAGATCATCGACAAGAGCACGCCTGTCACCGAGGCATTCAGCAAGGTGGATAATGTACTCTGGCAGGGCGTTAAGGGCATCACCGATCTCATCACGAATCAGGGCGTTGTCAACCTCGATTTTGCAGATGTGCAGACGACGATGGCAAACGGCGGCGCGGCGATCATGGGCATTGGCGAGGCGCGCGGCGAGGGCGCATCCGTAGCGGCGGCAAAGGCGGCAATCGAGTCGCCGCTGCTCGAGACGAGCATCGAGGGCGCGACCTCCGTCATCATGAACTTCACAGGTTCCAAGACACTCAGCATGTTCGAGGTCAACGAGGCATCCGAGTGGCTGAACAGCGTGATTATGAACGCGACAAACGGCCGTCAGGCAAATATCATCTGGGGCATCGGCGTCGATGAGACACTCGAGGACAGTGTGCGCGTCACCGTCGTTGCGACGGGCTTCGGAATGACCGAGAGCGGCGTCGCCGCTCCTGCGGAATCGGACACCGGGCTCAGTGCAGACTGGATCTCCATGCCGGGCATTGGAGGCGCTTCTGTCCAGAAAACGCCGGCATCCGCGCCCTCTGCGCAGCCGCAGGCACAGGCGCGCCCTGCTGCAGCCATCGTGCCTCCGAATACGGGTACCGCGGCGAACAACCGCCGCATGAATGTCGTTGAGCCGAACACGGGCTCCGGCGGCACGGATATCATCGACATCCCCGCGTGGATGCGTCAGCGCTGA
- the rpiB gene encoding ribose 5-phosphate isomerase B, producing MKPIIVMGADHAGWRMKEFLKEKLQEEGYTVADKGTDSEVSADSHDYAVAVGEEVAAAQDKLGILICGTGIGMSMSANKVNGIRASLVSDLFSAQMTREHNAANVLCMGARVIANQMAWEITKVWLASEPLGGKYAKRVTKMMDYEKTRI from the coding sequence TTGAAGCCGATTATTGTCATGGGAGCAGATCATGCCGGTTGGCGTATGAAAGAGTTCCTCAAAGAAAAGCTTCAAGAAGAAGGGTATACGGTTGCAGACAAGGGAACGGACAGTGAGGTTTCTGCAGACTCTCATGACTATGCGGTTGCAGTGGGGGAGGAAGTCGCTGCGGCACAGGATAAGCTGGGCATCCTGATCTGCGGTACCGGCATTGGAATGTCGATGTCGGCCAATAAGGTCAACGGCATTCGTGCTTCCTTGGTTTCTGATCTCTTCTCTGCGCAAATGACGCGGGAGCATAATGCGGCAAATGTCCTTTGTATGGGCGCGCGTGTCATTGCAAACCAGATGGCATGGGAAATTACAAAGGTTTGGCTGGCATCAGAGCCGCTTGGCGGGAAGTATGCGAAGCGTGTGACGAAGATGATGGACTACGAGAAAACACGGATCTAA
- the aroH gene encoding chorismate mutase: MRGIRGAITVGRNDKDAIWQAAQELMTEILHTNNVAPVDIGAAIFSVTEDLTAAFPTAGVRRIAGFDLVPLFDARQCAIDDSLPRCIRVLLLVNTDAAQSDIHHVYLREAAHLRPDLEG, translated from the coding sequence ATGCGCGGTATACGCGGCGCCATCACCGTCGGGCGCAATGACAAAGACGCGATCTGGCAGGCGGCACAGGAACTAATGACGGAGATTCTGCACACCAATAACGTTGCTCCTGTTGACATCGGGGCGGCAATCTTCAGCGTGACCGAGGATCTGACAGCGGCATTTCCAACGGCGGGTGTGCGCCGCATTGCAGGCTTTGACCTCGTTCCACTCTTTGACGCACGTCAATGTGCCATCGACGACAGCCTCCCGCGCTGTATCCGCGTTCTCCTCCTCGTCAATACGGATGCTGCACAGTCTGACATCCATCACGTCTACCTGCGCGAAGCAGCACATCTGCGTCCCGATTTGGAGGGATAG